The nucleotide sequence GTGGAAATGGCCATAGTCGATATAAGGCGTGAAGGACCGATTGCGGTGGCGCGCTATGACCGTGGCGGTAAGGCCAATGCTCTCAATGAAGAATCGATAACTGCGCTCATACAGGCGGCGGACGAATTATCAGCGGATGACAGTGTCCAGGTTGTTATCCTAACAGGAACCGAAAGTCGTTTCTCCGGTGGAGTGGACCTGACGGACGAGAATCTGTGGCGCGTCAACGCGGGCGCTGTCACACGCCATACGTCCATGTCGCTTGGCGGCGTCATGTGTGATCGGTGGCGGTTGCTGCCACAGATCACTATAGCAGCGGTTGAAGGCCCGGCGATTGGTGGCGGCGGCATTCTGGCTTTGGCAACCGATTTCCGCGTGATGGCTGAGGGGGCCTTCTTTCAGTTTCCTGAAGTTCGTCTGGGCATGACGCTAGGCTGGGGCGGACTGCCGTTACTTTCATCGCTGATCGGTCCGACACGCGCCAAGCGTGCGCTTTTCGCCAATGAACGAATTGGCGGGCAGGACGCGCTTCATATGGGGCTTTGCGACAAGTTTTCACCGGCCGGTGGCGCGGTCGAAACCGCCAAGCGCTTCGCGCAGACCATCGCTGAATGCCCGCCCATGGGCTTGCGGATGACGAAAAGAGCCATTGATCAGGAACACCGCGCCAACTGGGCCGCATCTTACGAAGCCGACCAGTTTTATCTGGCGAGACTGATTGCGGAAAGTAGCAGCCAATCGGGCTGACACATTTATAATTTGGGAGGAGGAAAACATGAAAATGAAATCAATGATGCTTTCGGGTGCTTTTGCCACCATGGTGCTCGCAAGCCCGACCTTGGCAGAACCGGTTAGACTGGGCGTGTTGACGGATATGTCCGGCATGAATTTCGATCTTGCAGGCGACGGGTCGGTCGTCGCGGCTAAGATGGCTGTGGAGGATTTCGGGGGTAAGTTGAATGGCGAGCCTATCGAAGTCATCGTTGGAGATCATCAGAATAAGCCTGACATCGGGTCCACTCTGGCACGTAGCTGGATCGATGAGAAGAAC is from Brucella intermedia LMG 3301 and encodes:
- a CDS encoding enoyl-CoA hydratase/isomerase family protein — its product is MAIVDIRREGPIAVARYDRGGKANALNEESITALIQAADELSADDSVQVVILTGTESRFSGGVDLTDENLWRVNAGAVTRHTSMSLGGVMCDRWRLLPQITIAAVEGPAIGGGGILALATDFRVMAEGAFFQFPEVRLGMTLGWGGLPLLSSLIGPTRAKRALFANERIGGQDALHMGLCDKFSPAGGAVETAKRFAQTIAECPPMGLRMTKRAIDQEHRANWAASYEADQFYLARLIAESSSQSG